AACAGCAGAACCTTGGGCAATATTGGAAAGAGCTACCATTGGCCATAAAATAGTGCCATTAAATTGGCTCATTAATTGAAGGTCGATGGCATTTGTCATATGATGAAGACCTGTAATAACGAGTGGTGCATAGAAAAAACCAAAAATGCCAGCAAAAATCCAACCAAAGCTAGAAGTAAGACCAGCATAAACAATATTGGCAATGAATGAACCGATAGCCCAGCCGATAGGACCAACGATAACATGAGCTAAAATTACAGCAGGAACTAAACTCATGAGTGGAACGACAATCATGGAAATATAATCTGGTGTTACACGGCGCCAGAATTTTTCTAAATAAACGAGAATAAATGCTGCTAAGATAGCAGGGATAACTTGCGATTGGTAGCCAATCATTTCAACTTGAAAAATGCCAAAATCCCATACAGGAATCTGTGCACCAGGAACTACAGCAAAGGCATTTAATAATTGAGGAGATACGAGTGTTAAACCTAAAACGATACCTAAAATTTGAGTAGTACCCATTTTACGAGTGATAGACCATGCAATGCCGACTGGCAAAAAGTGGAAAATAGCTTCACCGATAAGCCATAAGAAAGAATAAAGTCCAGCAAAAAATTGATAATTTTCAACAAGTGTTTTTGTACCATTATCTAGTAATTTGATATCGCCGATAACAGAACGAAAACCTAAAATAAGACCGCCACAAATAAGCGCAGGAATAAGTGGCGTAAAAATTTCAGCTAAGTTTGACATCAAGCGTTGAATGAAAGTTTGATTTGATTTTGCAGCATTTTTTACTGCATCTTTACTAACACCATCAATGCCTGCTATTTTAGTAAATTCATTGTAGTATTCACTGACTTCATTACCGATAATAACTTGGAATTGACCTGCTTGAGTGAATGTTCCTTTAGTAGAAGGTAAAGCTTCTATTTTTTTTATATCAGCCTTTTTTTCATCTACTAAGACAAAACGCATACGAGTTACGCAGTGGGTGACAGCGCGGATATTATCTTTACCACCAACATATTCGAGTAAAGATGTTGCATCTTTTGTAAATTTAGCCATGTTAAAATCCTCCTTGTTAAAATAAAAGCCTAAAACTTGTACGTATATGTTTGAGATTAATATATCATGTACGTACAAATATGTCAATAATTTAAATAGAAAAAAATTTATTTTTAATAATTTTTTATTTTACAGAAAAT
The window above is part of the Megamonas hypermegale genome. Proteins encoded here:
- the treP gene encoding PTS system trehalose-specific EIIBC component produces the protein MAKFTKDATSLLEYVGGKDNIRAVTHCVTRMRFVLVDEKKADIKKIEALPSTKGTFTQAGQFQVIIGNEVSEYYNEFTKIAGIDGVSKDAVKNAAKSNQTFIQRLMSNLAEIFTPLIPALICGGLILGFRSVIGDIKLLDNGTKTLVENYQFFAGLYSFLWLIGEAIFHFLPVGIAWSITRKMGTTQILGIVLGLTLVSPQLLNAFAVVPGAQIPVWDFGIFQVEMIGYQSQVIPAILAAFILVYLEKFWRRVTPDYISMIVVPLMSLVPAVILAHVIVGPIGWAIGSFIANIVYAGLTSSFGWIFAGIFGFFYAPLVITGLHHMTNAIDLQLMSQFNGTILWPMVALSNIAQGSAVLAMIFLQRKNERAKQVNVPACISCYLGVTEPALFGVNLKYGFPLVCGLVGSCIAAMISVSSGVMASSIGVGGIPGILSIKPQYMFMFFIAMLEAICVPFILTTIVGKKKLSLEDIKGENSSISDNTPVQTTENKIETTLTDKSDIVSTFKSPVSGITKNLNEIEDKAFASGAMGEGFAVELTDGKVIAPFDGEVMVCFPTGHAYGLKSTDGTEILIHIGMDTVQLDGKGFDVKVEAGQKIKQGDVLVQVDLDYVKSQGKPLTTPIVFTDGSHIELLKKNSNISIGDDDIIKITK